The Choloepus didactylus isolate mChoDid1 chromosome 13, mChoDid1.pri, whole genome shotgun sequence genome contains a region encoding:
- the LOC119508055 gene encoding ubiquitin-conjugating enzyme E2 G1 — MTELQSALLLRRQLAELNKNPVEGFSAGLIDDNDLYRWEVLIIGPPDTLYEGGVFKAHLTFPKDYPLRPPKMKFITEIWHPNVDKNGDVCISILHEPGEDKYGYEKPEERWLPIHTVETIMISVISMLADPNGDSPANVDAAKEWREDRNGDFKRKVARCVRKSQETAFE; from the coding sequence ATGACGGAGCTGCAGTCGGCACTGCTACTGCGAAGACAGCTGGCAGAGCTCAACAAAAATCCAGTGGAAGGCTTTTCAGCAGGTTTGATAGATGACAATGATCTCTACCGATGGGAAGTCCTTATTATTGGTCCTCCAGATACTCTTTATGAAGGTGGTGTTTTTAAGGCTCATCTTACTTTCCCAAAAGATTATCCCCTCCGGCCTCCTAAAATGAAATTCATTACAGAAATCTGGCATCCGAATGTTGATAAAAATGGTGATGTGTGCATTTCTATTCTTCATGAGCCTGGGGAAGATAAATATGGTTATGAAAAGCCAGAGGAACGTTGGCTCCCTATCCACACCGTGGAAACCATCATGATTAGCGTTATTTCTATGCTGGCAGACCCTAATGGAGACTCACCTGCTAACGTTGATGCTGCGAAGGAATGGAGGGAAGACAGAAATGGAGACTTTAAAAGGAAAGTTGCCCGTTGTGTAAGAAAAAGTCAAGAGACTGCTTTTGAGTGA